The genomic window GTCTGGTCTCTTATTCGTTGTACCTTTGGCACTGGCCCTTGCTGGTTTTCTCCAAATACTGGGCATCCGTGCCACTCACCGTCTGGCAGCGGATCATGCTGCTGGCTGCCACTGGCATCCTCGCGGCGCTGTCTTGGAAATGGGTTGAACAACCGTTTCGTAAACGCGTCGTCTGCGGCAGTCGCCGCTCCATCTATGCATTTGCCGCAGTTTGCTCGGGTCTCATGCTTGCGCTCGGCTTGGCTCTGCACCTTTCGCACGGCGTGCCCGCGCGTATTCCGGCTGCAGCACAAATCTACGCCGCAGGCAGGTCTGACAGCATCTTTCGCAAGGAGGTCAGTCTGGAGCAGGCGCAGCGCGGAGAATTCGTCATTCTTGGCGGCAAGGAACACCGCGCTCCCGGTGTTCTGGTCTGGGGCGACAGCCACGCCATGGCTCTCCTGCCGGTCATCGATGAACTATGCAAAGAGAAAGGTGTCCAAGGCTTCGCCGCTGTGCACTACCAGACCCCGCCTCTCCTCAGCTACGTGCCCGCTGGCCCTTACAGCCTGAAAGACAAGACCCCGCTTTTCGGCGCTGCTGTTCTGGACTTCGTGCGTTCCAAGAAAATCCCCAGGGTGGTCCTCACCGCCTCCTGGAACTATTACTTCGAGGCAGACAACAGCGGCAGGATTCGGCAGGCCCTGCTCGACACTGTCACCTCACTGAAAAACGTCGGTGCCAGCGTCTGGGTCATGGAAGACGTGCCCAACCAGCCATTTGACGTTCCCCGCCGTCTCGCTGCCGAGGTCATGTTTTACCGTGGCGATGTGAACCTCATCGGCCTGCCTCTGGCCACACATCGTGCCGATTCCATCCAGCAACATGAAGTCTTGCAGAGTCTGGCACCTCAGCATTACACCCTGCTCGATCCCGTCGGCATCTTCCTCAATCCCCAAGGCTTCTGCCGGGTCGCTGCCGATGGCAGAGCACTCTACACCGACAGCAGTCACATCAGCACTCAGGGGGCGCGCTTCCTACGCCCTCTAGTAAAATCCATTTTTGACTGAAAACCTGCGGGCTTGAAAAAAATTTATTCAAAGTTGCTTCGCCGTCCCCATGACTTCAACTCACCCGGCGCTGCCTCTAACACTTGACGCAGAAAAGCCGTACTGCTGTTTTGACGGGCTAAGCACCGAATTCTGCGCCACTTGCCAAAAGCCCACGTCATAAGTGATTTTGATCTATGCCAGCCACAAAATACGATAACGTCCCAGGGGATGTCAGATCGGCGAAACAGGCTGGCGTACCTATCATCGTTGGCAATGACAGCCACGGCTTTTGGCCCAGTATTAGACGCGCAGTCGAGGAGTCGTTCAGAACTGACTTCAAAATCAGTGGAACCTTCTGTTCCAGCATCAAATCCACGCTCTTCTGACCCCTGAAAATAGCTCCTTTTTTCCACCCAACCTACCACCATGAAAAGTCTCCTTGTCACTGGATCCTCCGGCCTCATC from Prosthecobacter vanneervenii includes these protein-coding regions:
- a CDS encoding acyltransferase family protein, whose amino-acid sequence is MGLKQSINYRADIDGLRALAVLAVILFHAGLGVQGGYVGVDVFFVISGYLITGLILQDMEQGKFSLRAFWERRIRRIMPPLVVMLLFTLAAGWLLLLAEDFKELGQSAVAQALLLSNVFFWRESGYFEQSADLKPLLHTWSLAVEEQFYLFFPLVLVALRKFFPSLLRPLLLILLMTSLVIGIYWCRTRPEAGFYLLPSRAWELLIGALLAMSSCSFSPSRRWLPELLGMTGLGMILYAVFAFSTRTRFPGEAALLPCIGSALVIACGTRSMAGRLLALPWLVGIGLVSYSLYLWHWPLLVFSKYWASVPLTVWQRIMLLAATGILAALSWKWVEQPFRKRVVCGSRRSIYAFAAVCSGLMLALGLALHLSHGVPARIPAAAQIYAAGRSDSIFRKEVSLEQAQRGEFVILGGKEHRAPGVLVWGDSHAMALLPVIDELCKEKGVQGFAAVHYQTPPLLSYVPAGPYSLKDKTPLFGAAVLDFVRSKKIPRVVLTASWNYYFEADNSGRIRQALLDTVTSLKNVGASVWVMEDVPNQPFDVPRRLAAEVMFYRGDVNLIGLPLATHRADSIQQHEVLQSLAPQHYTLLDPVGIFLNPQGFCRVAADGRALYTDSSHISTQGARFLRPLVKSIFD